A part of Oncorhynchus kisutch isolate 150728-3 linkage group LG2, Okis_V2, whole genome shotgun sequence genomic DNA contains:
- the LOC109871040 gene encoding uncharacterized protein LOC109871040 isoform X4, translating into MLCLNGVLLFWTLCHVIRQAWSEEELSSPRDVRVDSAVHWSPATDSPGIKYTVQYRTSDLEKWHNISGCVQTELTTCNIQSGCVMVRVLAQEGNRTSRSVEACRHADSCSPEVQLTSKEGLLMVHMVKNNRLLEDNGDHFEYHVQYGRDGEELKDLYTSTSLKTIERLDVGRRYCVQVRYSCYQKPFGTPSVQHCESIQESGTIRKSNSFFSPHYGYQTTIVSTCQGCSPSRPCPSQPVPVKNAMISSPSSALKRT; encoded by the exons ATGTTGTGTCTGAACGGCGTTTTGTTGTTTTGGACTCTCTGTCATGTCATCAGACAAG CATGGTCTGAGGAGGAGCTGTCATCTCCACGGGACGTGCGCGTTGACTCTGCTGTGCATTGGAGCCCCGCCACAGACAGCCCAGGGATAAAGTACACGGTTCAGTACAGGAC CAGTGACCTCGAGAAGTGGCACAACATTTCGGGCTGTGTTCAGACCGAGCTCACCACCTGTAATATACAGTCTGGATGTGTGATGGTGCGAGTCCTGGCTCAGGAAGGGAACCGCACATCCAGGTCCGTCGAAGCCTGTCGACATG ctgATTCTTGCAGCCCTGAAGTCCAGTTGACCTCCAAGGAAGGACTTCTGATGGTCCACATGGTAAAGAACAACCGTCTACTGGAGGATAATGGAGACCATTTTGAATACCACGTTCAATATGGCCGAGATGGGGAGGAGCTCAAA GATCTTTACACCTCCACATCCCTTAAGACCATCGAACGTCTGGATGTGGGCCGGAGGTACTGTGTACAGGTCCGGTATTCATGTTACCAAAAACCCTTTGGAACCCCCAGCGTTCAACATTGTGAGTCCATCCAAGAGTCAG GCACCATAAGAAAATCAAACAGTTTCTTCAGCCCCCACTACGGTTACCAGACCACTATTGTGAG TACCTGTCAGGGGTGTTCCCCCAGCAGGCCCTGTCCCTCACAACCAGTCCCTGTGAAGAACGCCATGATCTCATCTCCATCATCTGCCTTGAAGAGGACCTGA
- the LOC109871040 gene encoding uncharacterized protein LOC109871040 isoform X2: protein MLCLNGVLLFWTLCHVIRQAWSEEELSSPRDVRVDSAVHWSPATDSPGIKYTVQYRTSDLEKWHNISGCVQTELTTCNIQSGCVMVRVLAQEGNRTSRSVEACRHADSCSPEVQLTSKEGLLMVHMVKNNRLLEDNGDHFEYHVQYGRDGEELKDLYTSTSLKTIERLDVGRRYCVQVRYSCYQKPFGTPSVQHCESIQESERTQKKKIVAIGVTSTILLGVMVVCLMLFIYRHHKKIKQFLQPPLRLPDHYCEYLSGVFPQQALSLTTSPCEERHDLISIICLEEDLIPESDREQDYDSPNGLDFLDHYE, encoded by the exons ATGTTGTGTCTGAACGGCGTTTTGTTGTTTTGGACTCTCTGTCATGTCATCAGACAAG CATGGTCTGAGGAGGAGCTGTCATCTCCACGGGACGTGCGCGTTGACTCTGCTGTGCATTGGAGCCCCGCCACAGACAGCCCAGGGATAAAGTACACGGTTCAGTACAGGAC CAGTGACCTCGAGAAGTGGCACAACATTTCGGGCTGTGTTCAGACCGAGCTCACCACCTGTAATATACAGTCTGGATGTGTGATGGTGCGAGTCCTGGCTCAGGAAGGGAACCGCACATCCAGGTCCGTCGAAGCCTGTCGACATG ctgATTCTTGCAGCCCTGAAGTCCAGTTGACCTCCAAGGAAGGACTTCTGATGGTCCACATGGTAAAGAACAACCGTCTACTGGAGGATAATGGAGACCATTTTGAATACCACGTTCAATATGGCCGAGATGGGGAGGAGCTCAAA GATCTTTACACCTCCACATCCCTTAAGACCATCGAACGTCTGGATGTGGGCCGGAGGTACTGTGTACAGGTCCGGTATTCATGTTACCAAAAACCCTTTGGAACCCCCAGCGTTCAACATTGTGAGTCCATCCAAGAGTCAG AACGGACACAGAAAAAGAAGATTGTGGCGATCGGTGTGACCTCTACCATCCTGTTGGGTGTCATGGTAGTGTGCCTTATGCTCTTCATCTACAGGCACCATAAGAAAATCAAACAGTTTCTTCAGCCCCCACTACGGTTACCAGACCACTATTGTGAG TACCTGTCAGGGGTGTTCCCCCAGCAGGCCCTGTCCCTCACAACCAGTCCCTGTGAAGAACGCCATGATCTCATCTCCATCATCTGCCTTGAAGAGGACCTGATTCCTGAGTCTGACAGAGAACAGGATTATGACTCACCTAATGGACTGGATTTCTTAGATCATTATGAATGA
- the LOC109871040 gene encoding uncharacterized protein LOC109871040 isoform X3, translating into MLCLNGVLLFWTLCHVIRQAWSEEELSSPRDVRVDSAVHWSPATDSPGIKYTVQYRTSDLEKWHNISGCVQTELTTCNIQSGCVMVRVLAQEGNRTSRSVEACRHADSCSPEVQLTSKEGLLMVHMVKNNRLLEDNGDHFEYHVQYGRDGEELKQDLYTSTSLKTIERLDVGRRYCVQVRYSCYQKPFGTPSVQHCESIQESGTIRKSNSFFSPHYGYQTTIVSTCQGCSPSRPCPSQPVPVKNAMISSPSSALKRT; encoded by the exons ATGTTGTGTCTGAACGGCGTTTTGTTGTTTTGGACTCTCTGTCATGTCATCAGACAAG CATGGTCTGAGGAGGAGCTGTCATCTCCACGGGACGTGCGCGTTGACTCTGCTGTGCATTGGAGCCCCGCCACAGACAGCCCAGGGATAAAGTACACGGTTCAGTACAGGAC CAGTGACCTCGAGAAGTGGCACAACATTTCGGGCTGTGTTCAGACCGAGCTCACCACCTGTAATATACAGTCTGGATGTGTGATGGTGCGAGTCCTGGCTCAGGAAGGGAACCGCACATCCAGGTCCGTCGAAGCCTGTCGACATG ctgATTCTTGCAGCCCTGAAGTCCAGTTGACCTCCAAGGAAGGACTTCTGATGGTCCACATGGTAAAGAACAACCGTCTACTGGAGGATAATGGAGACCATTTTGAATACCACGTTCAATATGGCCGAGATGGGGAGGAGCTCAAA CAGGATCTTTACACCTCCACATCCCTTAAGACCATCGAACGTCTGGATGTGGGCCGGAGGTACTGTGTACAGGTCCGGTATTCATGTTACCAAAAACCCTTTGGAACCCCCAGCGTTCAACATTGTGAGTCCATCCAAGAGTCAG GCACCATAAGAAAATCAAACAGTTTCTTCAGCCCCCACTACGGTTACCAGACCACTATTGTGAG TACCTGTCAGGGGTGTTCCCCCAGCAGGCCCTGTCCCTCACAACCAGTCCCTGTGAAGAACGCCATGATCTCATCTCCATCATCTGCCTTGAAGAGGACCTGA
- the LOC109871040 gene encoding interleukin-10 receptor subunit beta isoform X1 has product MLCLNGVLLFWTLCHVIRQAWSEEELSSPRDVRVDSAVHWSPATDSPGIKYTVQYRTSDLEKWHNISGCVQTELTTCNIQSGCVMVRVLAQEGNRTSRSVEACRHADSCSPEVQLTSKEGLLMVHMVKNNRLLEDNGDHFEYHVQYGRDGEELKQDLYTSTSLKTIERLDVGRRYCVQVRYSCYQKPFGTPSVQHCESIQESERTQKKKIVAIGVTSTILLGVMVVCLMLFIYRHHKKIKQFLQPPLRLPDHYCEYLSGVFPQQALSLTTSPCEERHDLISIICLEEDLIPESDREQDYDSPNGLDFLDHYE; this is encoded by the exons ATGTTGTGTCTGAACGGCGTTTTGTTGTTTTGGACTCTCTGTCATGTCATCAGACAAG CATGGTCTGAGGAGGAGCTGTCATCTCCACGGGACGTGCGCGTTGACTCTGCTGTGCATTGGAGCCCCGCCACAGACAGCCCAGGGATAAAGTACACGGTTCAGTACAGGAC CAGTGACCTCGAGAAGTGGCACAACATTTCGGGCTGTGTTCAGACCGAGCTCACCACCTGTAATATACAGTCTGGATGTGTGATGGTGCGAGTCCTGGCTCAGGAAGGGAACCGCACATCCAGGTCCGTCGAAGCCTGTCGACATG ctgATTCTTGCAGCCCTGAAGTCCAGTTGACCTCCAAGGAAGGACTTCTGATGGTCCACATGGTAAAGAACAACCGTCTACTGGAGGATAATGGAGACCATTTTGAATACCACGTTCAATATGGCCGAGATGGGGAGGAGCTCAAA CAGGATCTTTACACCTCCACATCCCTTAAGACCATCGAACGTCTGGATGTGGGCCGGAGGTACTGTGTACAGGTCCGGTATTCATGTTACCAAAAACCCTTTGGAACCCCCAGCGTTCAACATTGTGAGTCCATCCAAGAGTCAG AACGGACACAGAAAAAGAAGATTGTGGCGATCGGTGTGACCTCTACCATCCTGTTGGGTGTCATGGTAGTGTGCCTTATGCTCTTCATCTACAGGCACCATAAGAAAATCAAACAGTTTCTTCAGCCCCCACTACGGTTACCAGACCACTATTGTGAG TACCTGTCAGGGGTGTTCCCCCAGCAGGCCCTGTCCCTCACAACCAGTCCCTGTGAAGAACGCCATGATCTCATCTCCATCATCTGCCTTGAAGAGGACCTGATTCCTGAGTCTGACAGAGAACAGGATTATGACTCACCTAATGGACTGGATTTCTTAGATCATTATGAATGA